DNA sequence from the Marinilongibacter aquaticus genome:
TCACGTTTTTGTTGTAAAGTTCGAAAAGGTAGGTGCTGACGTGAGAAGTATCTCTGGGCACGAAAACATCGGGAGTGATCCCGCCGCCGCCGTACACGGTGCGGCCGCCCATGGTTTTGAAGGCCTTTCCTTGTTCGGCATGAATGCTGTCCGCACTGAAGAATTCACCGTGCTCGCCGCGTTCGTAGAGTTCGTTGTAATAATCCTCAAGGTCGCCGTTCACATAGGGCTTTTGTATGCTTCGGCCACTTGGAATATAATATCTGGCGATGGTGAGGCGTAATTCAGAGCCATCGGAAAGAGAAATGGGAGCCTGCACCAAGCCTTTGCCAAAAGAGCGGCGGCCGACAATCAAGGCTCTGTCGTAATCCTGCAAAGCTCCCGATACAATTTCAGATGCCGAGGCGGAGCCTTCGTCTATCAAAACAATCAGTGAGCCCTGTTCGAATACCCCTTTGTGTCCTGCATTTATCCTTCTGTCGTTGCGGTCGTCTTTACCGTCGGTATAGACCAGGATATCGCTACCGGGAATGAATTCATCTGCAATCGAAACGGCCCGTTCCAAATAGCCGCCAGGATTGCCCCGCAAATCCAAGATCAGCCTTTGCATGCCCTTGTCTTTGAGGTCTTGCATACCGTTGATGAATTCGTCGTAGGTGGTTTCGGAAAAGCGGCTCACTTTCAAATATCCCGTGATATTGTCGGGCATGAGGTATGAGGCGTCGACAGAGAAGGTGGGGATTTTATCCCGGATCACCGAAAAGTCGAGCAATTCTCCAAAGCCCTTTCTTTTGATCTTCATGTCCACTTTTGTGCCTTTTTTCCCTCTGAGCGTGTTGAAAATCAAAGGCGTGTTTACCTTGTCGCCGGTAAGGGCAGTGCCGTTGGCTTCGATAATGGCATCGCCACTTAAAATTCCGGCCTCTTCGGAAGGCCCTCCAGAAAGTGGAGTGACCACGTACACGGTATCGTTGAAGATGTTGAACTCTACCCCGATGCCATCAAAGCCATTTTGCAATTCGGCTTCTGCCAACTCGGCTTCTTTGGCCGGAAGGTAGGCGGTATGCGGATCGAGCTTTTCCAGCATTTTCTGTATCCCATAATCGGCCAGGGAATCGGTATTCACGGGGTCGACATAGCTCTGATCGATGTAGGTCAAAATCTCTTTGAACTTGCTCGATGATTTTACCACATCGCTTATTGCGGTGCGGCTTCCAAAGAACTTGGCCCCAATTTGAATGCCTGCCGCCAAGGTAATGGCGATAATGATGGGCAGGCGAATGTTGAATTTGCTGTTATTTATTTTTTTCTGATCCAATGTTTTCGAGGCTTTGATTTACATATTAAACTGTGCTAAGGCCCAATGGCTTATAGGCCAAACCGTGCCGAAATTTCCAACATACGGTCGATGGGTGCTTTAGCGGCTTTCAGAATTTCCTCGGAAAGGATAATTTCTGGACTTTCGTCTTTTAAGCAGCGGTAAAGCTTTTCCATGGTATTGAGTTTCATGTGCGGGCAGTCTTGGCAAGCTTGGCATGCGTGTCCGTTTTTTGCCGTAGGGGCCACATGGAAAACTTTGTTTGGCGAGGCCTTTTTCATTTGGTGTAAAATACCAGACTCTGTGGCCACTATAAATTCTTTTGAAGGGCTATTGATCGTATATTTCAAAAGGCCAGTGGTCGAGCCAATATAGCTGGCCTTGTCGAGTACGGGCTTCTCACTTTCGGGGTGGGCGATCACCTCGGCCTCGGGATATTGCTCTTTCATCTTTTCGATCAGGTCGGCCGAAAATGTTTCGTGCACCATGCAAGCCCCATCCCAAAGAATCATGTTTCGCCCTGTTTTGCGGTTCAGGTAATTTCCCAAGTTCTTGTCTGGAGCAAAAATAATCTGTTGATCTTTGGGTACACTTTCCACAATTTTGACCGCATTGGTGCTGGTGCACACAATGTCTGTCAGGGTTTTCAATTCGGCAGAGCAATTGACATATGAAATGACAATGGCTTCGGGGTATTGAGCCTTGAATGCCAAAAATTTGTCTGCGGGAGCCGATTCTTCCAAAGAGCAACCGGCATCGAAATCGGGTAAAACAACCTTCTTGTCGGGCGATAAAATCTTGGCCGTTTCGGCCATGAAACGCACTCCAGCAAACACGATCATGTCTGCTTTTGTTTTGGCGGCTTGCTGCGAAAGCCCCAAGCTATCGCCTATATAATCGGCTACATCTTGAATATCGCCCGTTTGATAATAGTGGGCCAAGATCACCGCGTTTTTTTCTTTTTTTAGTCGGGCAATTTCCGCCACAAAATCTATTTCAGTATCCACAAATGCTTCCATTTCGGTGCTCAAGGGCAAGCGTAAGCCCAGTTTTTTTGATGAATTAATTGGTTGTCTTTATTGTACGTTTTTTCTTCGATCAAATTGTTGTTTTGATCGTATTGCCTTTTTTCTACCGTCAATATTTCTCCTTTGTAGGCAAAAGACTCCTCACTGATTCTTCCCAGATCGTCGTACGAATAGCTTATTGAGTAGTCTAAAATATCCTTCCGCCCAAATTTGGTCATTTTTACCAATTGCTCGTTTTGGTATGCGTAGGTTTTTCGGCCTATCAATTGTTGGTTCAGGAAAACGCTGTCGGCCATTTTTTTGCCATCGGCCCCGAAAGTGCTGAAAGTTTCCTCTTTCATTTTTCCGAGAACGTCGTCGTTCAATTGGTACACCTGTTTTCCGCTGTCGTCAAATTTGTTTTCTGTCAGGTGATACAATTGTCCTTCGGCATTGCGGATCTCGAATTTCACTAAATCGCCTTTGTCGTTGGTTTCTCTGATTTCTGAACCGGAAACCGAGCCGTCGCTCTCGAAAAACGACTTTTCCGTGCGGTTGTCCAAAGACAGAAGCTGGTTCAGGCTGATGCTCCCGTCGGGTTTGTTGCTTTCGGTTTCAGAGATAAGTTCGCCACGGGCATTGTATTTGTAGTTGTGCTTCACAC
Encoded proteins:
- a CDS encoding S41 family peptidase, with protein sequence MDQKKINNSKFNIRLPIIIAITLAAGIQIGAKFFGSRTAISDVVKSSSKFKEILTYIDQSYVDPVNTDSLADYGIQKMLEKLDPHTAYLPAKEAELAEAELQNGFDGIGVEFNIFNDTVYVVTPLSGGPSEEAGILSGDAIIEANGTALTGDKVNTPLIFNTLRGKKGTKVDMKIKRKGFGELLDFSVIRDKIPTFSVDASYLMPDNITGYLKVSRFSETTYDEFINGMQDLKDKGMQRLILDLRGNPGGYLERAVSIADEFIPGSDILVYTDGKDDRNDRRINAGHKGVFEQGSLIVLIDEGSASASEIVSGALQDYDRALIVGRRSFGKGLVQAPISLSDGSELRLTIARYYIPSGRSIQKPYVNGDLEDYYNELYERGEHGEFFSADSIHAEQGKAFKTMGGRTVYGGGGITPDVFVPRDTSHVSTYLFELYNKNVIREYALHYANVHEAELKKQSVDSFVRNFEISEAMCSEIVKEANKVGVKHDAKGFTKSKPFIQNQVKALIARAVWKDENGLSNSFYKVVNTDDEAIKVALKSFGKAEKLEGK
- the nadA gene encoding quinolinate synthase NadA, whose amino-acid sequence is MEAFVDTEIDFVAEIARLKKEKNAVILAHYYQTGDIQDVADYIGDSLGLSQQAAKTKADMIVFAGVRFMAETAKILSPDKKVVLPDFDAGCSLEESAPADKFLAFKAQYPEAIVISYVNCSAELKTLTDIVCTSTNAVKIVESVPKDQQIIFAPDKNLGNYLNRKTGRNMILWDGACMVHETFSADLIEKMKEQYPEAEVIAHPESEKPVLDKASYIGSTTGLLKYTINSPSKEFIVATESGILHQMKKASPNKVFHVAPTAKNGHACQACQDCPHMKLNTMEKLYRCLKDESPEIILSEEILKAAKAPIDRMLEISARFGL